The Silene latifolia isolate original U9 population chromosome X, ASM4854445v1, whole genome shotgun sequence genome contains the following window.
AATTGAATACTTTGCAGACAATCAAGACAAATGTGATGGGTACTCTTAACATGCTTGGACTTGCTAAGCGTGTCGGAGCTAGGTAATGTTCATATCTGTCTTTTCCAATTAATAGATGTAGACAATCAAGACAAACTATCTTGTCATGTGAGTTTCGCCAACATAGTTTTGCGTTCTTACAGGATTTTGCTTACGTCTACCTCTGAGGTTTATGGTGATCCACTTGTGCATCCTCAACCAGAAACTTACTGGGGTAATGTTAACCCAATCGGTAAGTGCTTCTATCTAATGATTTTATAACCGTCTGACCATATTTCTTCTCTCGGGAATTGACTCTTAAAAATACACATCTCGATATCTCCTTCATGGTTCTTTGATATACTCTTGGTATCTACAGCATATTACAATAACAAAAAAACGATATTAAATACTACAGATAAGAGCTTAAAAGTTCGCAGAACCAAATCATGCGATTCAAGCACAAAATGAGGGATATTAGCCTATTAGGTCATTAAAGGGGAGCATTAGACAAATAAAATGatagttgtatttacataattacATTCTCTAAATCAATAGAGGCATCGTGTCAGCGTAGTCTTCCAAATGTCGATTGTTGTGTACTAATGTTGCTAATTCTTTGTCAGGTGTTCGAAGTTGCTATGATGAAGGCAAGCGTGTTGCGGAAACTTTGATGTTTGATTATCACCGACAGCATGGCATTGGTATGTAGACAATTTCTCTCTTGAGTCATCCTTCTCCAAAAGACCTCTATTTTGATAATGCCTTCCCTTCTGCTCTTGGGACAGAAATCCGTGTGGCGCGGATATTCAATACTTATGGACCTCGTATGAATATCGATGATGGCCGCGTTGTCAGCAACTTCATTGCTCAAGCACTTAGGTGATCAAACTTCTTTTTAGCTCTGTCGTGTTACCAATTTTTCACTGTTCTCGTTATGGCATCTGAGATCCAAGCTTCACATAAAATGAGTGTATCAACTGCTGAATAAATGAAACCTTGATCTGCATGGTCCACTTTTCGTCAAAAAATAGCAAAATCACCACGAAATGTTGGGAACTATAACTGTTGCTGAGAGTCTAAGGCTACTGTTCACTTTTTGTCAAAAATATACTCccttcatttgtttacctttggttttggcacaaagaccaaagaaagaAGAGATGACCAAttttattagatgacaagtggaccaactTGAGTGGGGATGTTCAAATTGTTCATTAAAAacattcccaaaatagaaaggcaaacattttacatttgactaagacacccaaaaatggaaatggaaaacaaatgaccgggacggagtgAGTAGCTCACAAGTTGCAAGTTACAACCTCGCCATAATAAAAATTTTAATCCTGAAGTTTAGATGGTGTTAACATGTAATACATCTTTTATTTCACGAGTTCCTGCCTTGTATTTGAATTATTTAAGAAGGATTAAACTGATAAATGACTCAATCTTGTAATCTCTGTAGGGATGAGCCATTGACAGTTCAGTCTCCTGGGACTCAGACTCGTAGCTTTTGTTACGTCTCTGACATGGTACGATAACTTCTTTTCCTTGTAGTCTCATTGCCCTGTGCTGTGTCGTCAGTTAACAAATAACTCACATGGATTTTGTGAATTTCTACTTTTCTAGGTTGATGGTCTCATTAGACTTATGGAAGGAGAACATACCGGCCCAATCAACATTGGAAACCCTGGTTAGTATCAATGTGTACAGAAATATTTTAATATAGAGCACACACTATTCTAGAAAATTAACCATTATTTCCAAACTGTTGTGGCCAATTTAGGTGAATTTACGATGCTTGAACTCGCAGAGACTGTTAAAGAGGCAAGCTCTTATCTTTTTAGTTTAAGAAAATAGCTACTGCACTCATGTCATGCGCTCCGTATTATAAAGCATCTTGGTTGGAATTGACTCGCAAAATTTTCATGATTTTGACCGAGAATAAAATGCATGAACTTTTGAAAGCTCTAGTCTTGGACATTATAATAGGCAACATAATTTTTAACACGAAAGTTGGACACATGAGATTGCAGTTGATCAACCCGGATGTGAAGATAATCTCAGTGGAGAATACCCCGGATGATCCAAGACAAAGGAAACCAGACATCTCCAAGGCTACGGAGTTGCTGGGATGGGAGCCGAAGGTAAAGTTGCGTGAAGGACTTCCTCTCATGGAAGAGGACTTCCGTCTTAGGCTTGGGGTTCCCAAGAAGATCTAAGGATCTATATTAAGTGAGCTGTGGAGATAGAAGAAAGTCACCAACAAAGGACATCTTTTTGGCTTTGTTTTTCAAATGTAGGTCATTGTTTGATGTCAAGTGTTAAAAACATTTTTTGGTCGATTCTTTAAGAATAATTTGCGTTCTTCTTAATTCACTCCCAGGAACTCAAATCCTATTGCTAATCTGTTTTCATTCCCCTGTTACTCAACCCTTGATTAATACAGAGTACAACAATACTGGTCTAGCGCAATGATATTCCGATAACATTTCCATCATAAGTTAATATCCTCCTGTAATCCTGTTACTGAACATATCTTCAATGCAGCTCAATTGGAAGATACAGATTATTAAAGTAACATGTAAAACGAAAATTAATGCTCGACAGTTTATGCAAATTAAAGCGGAAGAAAATTAAACTTGCAATGGCAGTTCAATAAATGTAGGCAAATCTTTCTGAGTTCTGCTATTCACCTCGTTGTGAGACGAGAAGGTAGATAGCATTGCTCATATCCAAATTTTgacgataaacaaaatacatgAAGCTGAAACAAATTGAAGTAGCAATTCTGCAGAAATATGAACACGGAAGATCATAAGAACATTGATTACTAAGATTAAACATAACCACAACTAATCCTATTGCTAATCTGCATTGGTATTGTGCTGGTTTAGCGCAACTATATTTTCCGTCGTAATTTCACATCCTCCTGCAATCCTGTTGCTGAAAATATTTTGTGGAACATGTATAACGAAACTTAAATGTCCTAAATCACTCGACAGTTTGTGCAAATTGAAGCAGTAGAAAATGGAACTCGCAATTTTAAGAAAATTAACACATAAAACCAAACCAGAAGAAATAAAATTAAGAGCTGAAACTCAAGATTAGCCGCAAGAACAAGATGTTCATTTCCATTACTTAATAATTGACTTCTAAATTCACGATTTCATCAATTACAATACCACAGCAATAAaatccaaaacctaaaaccaaaACGAAATCAACTACATTTCATTAACCATAACtagattaaaaccctaattaccaGCTAACAATCAACCAGATAAGATGATTCACCCATTCATCAACCACCGAAACCGTAAAGAGTTCTTCCTTGTCTCTTCAAAGCATAAACAACATCCATAGCAGTAACAGTCTTCCTCCTGGCATGCTCAGTGTAGGTAACAGCATCACGGATGACATTCTCTAGAAAGATCTTAAGAACGCCACGCGTCTCCTCATAGATCAACCCGCTGATACGCTTGACACCACCACGGCGAGCTAGACGACGGATGGCTGGCTTTGTGATACCCTGGATGTTATCGCGGAGCACCTTACGATGTCGTTTCGCGCCTCCCTTTCCTAGACCTTTGCCTCCCTTACCACGTCCTGACATTTTTGTTGAGTTTTTTGTGAAATTTGGGAATTCTTTAGAGAGATAATATGAGGAGAGAGAGTGGGAAATGTTTGTTGTGGTAAGAGGTGAGGGAGTTGAGGTGTATTTATAGTGGAGGGGTGATCCGTGTGAGGGGGTGAGGAGGAATGTGAGACGTTGATTAGGTGAAGATCTACGGTTGTGGATTGATGAGATGGTATTGTGCGGATCGTGGATTTGGGTGAAGAGTGAAATGTGTGTTTCTTTATTCAATTGTATTTTGGGTGTGGCGGGTTTTGTGGGGAAACGAAACACACAAGCGCCAAAAGGGAATTATTTGCGAGGGTGAGGTTTTGGTTTCGGAGCATTTCAAATTTGGTGCGACTCATAGTAGCGCCCACATCTTAATCCTGGCACTGTAGCACATTATTGTATGAGCCATATGGCCTTGAGTAGGTCTCCTAAGAGACGGTATCTCAATAAGTTTTATTAAGAAATCATTGTACAATTTTTAAAAAACGTGGTattaaaggtaataaaataggtacaaatcatgattaaagataaaataggtatatttattacgtatttattacGTAAATAGATACGTAATTattatgtcacgatcaacaacaaaagagttgcaaaatacaaataaaagggtacggaaGACTGGTTtctcaataacttattgaaaTACCGTCTCTCCCAAATTTTAGTGCAAACATAATTACCAACTCAATGTCACAAAGACATATTTtcgataacattaataaatcacGAACAATCTTTTTGCCATAGGAAGAGCATCCTAAAATTTTCATAGTCCACAAAGTTATAAATTAGTGATAATTTACATTAGTCATCATTCACATTTTCACACATCATCTCGACAATACAAAGAACCCAAGACATGCTCGCGAGTTATGGCTACCAAAAGAAATATTGTAGTTCAATCAGGATTGGCGGATATTATGTGCCCTCGATGCCATGGTTGTTGAATACCTCCACGCAGTTCTGTGGGTAGGTATTTGGAATGCTTTAGAATTGGAGGCGCATTCGGAGATGTGCATTAAACAGGTAAGCGAGTGGGTAGAGAAAGTGATAAAGGAAATGGGAGTGAGTGAGCATGTGTAGTTATAGGAGGTGGTGGGCAATTTGGGAATGGATAAATAAAGTGATTTTTGAGGACGGGTTATAGAGGTCGGATTGGGTGGTTAAAAGAATCCAAGACATGCTCGCGGAAATAAGAGGAAGTGGCAAAGTGTCACGTTAAGGGGTAATGGCATGGCTGAAGTTGTGAAATACATAGTAGGAAAAAGTACGTGTAAAGTATGGGGTGAAGGAGCACAAATGGGGACACCAATTTAAGAGACGAATAAGGTAGAAGTGGGTGCGGGTCTAATTGGTGGTTTATGTATAGGGTGGGGGGTATGGTGTGCATGAATAGTTGCAGCAAGTGGTGGTGAAGCTGATGGAACCATCGTTTGCCAAAGGTGTGCCGGGTCATCATGGTGTTCAAGAGGCAAGACGATCGAGcgggaaaaaaaaaagttattacTGGAAAGGTTATCGTTGAAAGTGATTACTTGTCGGTGGTGGATGGATTGAAGTAGCACAAGGAAGCCCCTGGTAACTTTATACAGTGTAACTATCttgtctttatataattgggttgagtatttttttgtcttttatacgTTGTAACACTAATAGTGTAGCTCATTTTTACACATTTTTAATATTGGGGTATAAGTTAAAGAGCGTGGATGAAGGAGATTTCTCAAAGTATTATGAACCTTGTTATACCGGACGTTGAGGTAATGCATTAAGATCCTAATgagttttgttaaaaaaaaatgaCTTCCTCCCGTATCAGATTTTAGAGAATACTCTAGATTTATCTATGAACTCCATACATCATATAGTATTATTAGGAcaaaactaggtttgtgacccgtgaaattcacgggtttatctgttttagttttgatatttttattgtattgttaatatttgttcgagcaattagttgttgatccatttaaaaatatatagtcttgaaatacatagaaattagttaattaataccttatttttttgacaactttggtttatttttttaaatcgagtcctgcaagtgacaatgtggtagctactaattttAAGAAACTTGACAACAGAGCAATGACAAAGAAGACTCATTATATATATGTGTGTTTTACTCCGTaatataataaagtgagttttttaaatattaaagttgaaaccatccgtatataataaattttgtatggaaaaatcttcaatgacaccttataaggttgtaaactcaatacctcagtatagtcatctccaaattatttcaagacctctccatcaaccctccatagaaatatctttgaagtcttatcaccacgtgcatgcttcaaatattatttacatttgaaaaccatttattatatcgatagaaaaatattagatacgattcaCCGGTATGATCGGTATCTACTCCATAtatgtattacgaattaaattttcatttcaattgctcaataatctaaaaaactatattccctaaatccgaattccaaaaggttcataaaattttttaagttccttattactatttcaagaatttgatccatctcttgttatacttatgtccacgatcctatataaaaataaaaatagtattaaagattataaaataatctattccggttttgaaaaaaaaaaagcacataaacttaaaaatatacggattagaatttagaaaccatactatttaatatttatctgaaggttcactttcgTTTCTTTTTAGTACGCTTCCGtttagtacatgccttgataatagttcatatgaaatgagaaagaaaaatatatgttagagatgattatactcatgaatacaaattcaaataggttgatcggaaaagcataatagtaaaattacacaacaatatacgcttaataacaaacttaaagaaatattataagatctccattttgagatcaacgatcatcttataatggttaaaaaagtATAAATCacttaaaaaagtaaagtaaattttatagaaaaacaatcaaaatgtgggagttggagaaaacttaaattggaagaggaaatgacataactaaaatgattaattattgtcatgatggttcaaaaagtaaattgtgaaattttaaagatttttcattcaattatttgtacttatttatttatcattaattatgagagtagttttttttttttaggaaattatgagagtaagttttatgtattactcctgttttgacaaaaaaaacacataaacttaaaaacatacgaagtagaatttagaaatcatactatttaatatttatccgAAGGTCCATTTTGCTTCCTTTTAtaacatgccttgataatagttcatataaaatgaaaaagaaatattTATGTTATAgatgattatactcgtgaatacaaaaatacaaattcaaataggttgatcgggaaagtataatagtaaaattacaccacaatatacgtttaataacaaattaaaagaaatattataagacttctattttgagatcaacaatcatccattacttatcagtttctaccttctaattttttacctttaattttacctcaatttcgtgccttttgtatttcttccctcttcagattaccatatgatggtttgccttatctgcattcacatacgtttcatggtgctttaaagttatataaaaaatacattttgaccaaaagataaaacatcaacctggtaaaaacttgacaaacgaatcaaaacattgtcaatgtaagtcacttaaattaaaccaactgaaaaacatgaattcaaatataaagcaaatgattcataaaaccaacaacataacaaattaaaatatactttattggacacagcaacaacaacaacaacaacactcaacaataatactcgacaataatactcaatatactcaatataatcaaaaaaataaattaaaccataaaatacaatccacaacttagaaactcatgacaaatgggcatattttaaataaataaagtgaatagaaactattataggtattataggttttatagtcattacacaacctgataagtgcatattttatacattttaacctcttatattagtttgattttacatatcattttaGCACTTATaaaagtgtttttaagctaatattgtgtttctagtgcatttgcgtgttcaagtgtgttttgtaggaaaatgagctaaatgagctaaagtactataaaatgtgctaacactagaaacaaggctaagtatgagagcaagattggactaagtgttggaagtgcatAGATTTTGCATGAAtaaagtgttggatcaaaatgaaaatacaAGCAAAAGTCATTGTGCAAGTCAAAGCCCAAGAATTCAAGTCCAAAATGTGGTGGAAAATTTGGATGCTAAAGAAGAGCTTAGGATGCCAAAATACTTAAGATGCCCTCCTTAATGCTCTTAATCGCACTCATAAACAAGGCATTAAAGCACCAACTTTGGATACCGTGAGCATTAAACCAAGAATTGAAGAAAAAATTAAGAGCGTGCTTAGGATACCATTTTGGATTCCCTCTACAAATTTTGCTCTCTTATTTTCTATATAAGGGGTGCTAATCACACCACGATACACAACTCTCACACatatttttccatctaaattctctctaaattttagtagttagtttaggttagcttagtttagtttagtttgtttacattttcttttagcaattacattacaattccatttcaagtttaattccaagttacatttcaagtttgttctagtttcattgttcttctattttcatttctatttccattcaaggtaattcttattctatttttattatgttatttatcattttattTGTCATTATTTTAGTTCACATTTACATTATGTTAAAATAGTTTcttttgtctagggaatgaagggaaccatgcataaaaagtatttgtaaaatgttaaattaggttgatataatattgtctaattgtttctatcacatgtttgcaccttaacgtttaatctttgtttaaaggccttattcatcgattaagtttgttcattcgttctaaagtcgagatgcacggaattgaattagactaagcacgggtagtaggacgacctagtcatggacgagagtttctctaggacccggtctatggttgacactaatgccgtaaggtgggtgtctctaagcctaaacaattaacgtttcatcaactcctatgtttaatttaagcatttacataatttgcatgtgtgacccgacttccctagactccttttatcatatagtttattATTTTCTAATCAACAAACAAATCAATCAAACGTAACCGACCTCGATAGAATTCaacccataacaactaattaacaactcccgtctctctgtggttcgacccctacgtactacattcatttgttttgctagggtataaatattatttttgcataggtgcgCGATAGCCTATcacaaccataaattcccatattttaatttaattttttatttattttgtggtattattaaattatataattgattgccgaggacctcaagagatgaattaaataggacaaaatgttagtgaaaattatgggtgttgagtaatataaggatTTTTTAATACAactattaacatattatattacaaaaattaattaaataggaaaaacttttaattaatttggtgtgtgttaagtattatgaagagttttaatcaatttattaccatgtttaattaaaaaaaaaattaaataggaaaatgttaataatggtgggtgtttagtaatatgaagaggtttaattaatttattatcaggttttattacaaaaattttaaaaacaatgaattaaatagtaaaatgttaataatggtgaatatttagtaatatgaagaggtttaattaattttttaacatatttgattacaaaaaatttaaatttaaattataaattatgaaatttattaacatgttttattacaaaaatttcaattaaaatgtcaatattaattatagattatgaaatttgatgtaaatttgtaagggttatatatattttggaagacaatatatttaatatacaaaattaatttaagaataataataatatcctttaatattatagatataagtgaattaaattaatttatagataaatgatttaaattaatgtcatgtaataataaattgataatccatgtcacattaattcgccatgtcacattaaaaatatgcaacatcacatttaaacatgccacgtcacattaaattttaatctaggtgactttttggatcctacgtggctttgtctagggggcgtttatttgtcattttggggtagccttttaattatattttatagatgagATTAtatctttcttctttttttgttgGGCTCGCCTCGGTGTAAATTCTATTAAGTAACAAGTAACACGTCCTCCTATCAGACACGACATAACAAAATGTAAGTAATAACAATCCAAATTTCAGCTAAGAAGCCCGTTATTCTCTCTTAAGAATTAAAATGTATTCCCTCCGACCCGGTCATTTGTTTTCATTTGATTTTGGCAAAAAGACCAAAGAAATAGGAGagagtcaattactaaatgacatgtggatgaaattgagtgtgaatgaccaaattgtacatcaaatgcaattctaaaatagaaaggacaacaatgaACTGAGACACCAAAAAatggaaaatgacaacaaatgaccgggacagagggagtacgtATACATTTCAATATGAGACATAAAATAGATAAAGTTTTATCCCACTTTGATAAACGAGACAAACTCATTGTTCCTAAATATTACCGACTACACTTTTAAACCATCTATGCCAGCTGGGAGAACTCCTTCGCAACTGCTTTTGGATGGGTTGCCTACAATCCTATGGGAGAGGTTTGGTTTGAGGGAGCCACTAAGAATCGCGCAGAGTCACCACTTCAAGCGGAGGCTATTGGGATTAAAGTGGCTTTGGATTAGGCTTGCAGTCGGGGCATCCTCCATTTGAAAATTTCATCTGATTGTCTTCAGCTGCTGACTCAATGGGCAGAAAAGGATTGCGAGCATCATCAAGTTAGAGGCATCCTTGAAGATATTAATAACCTAACATCTTCTTTTCATTGTCTATGTTTTAGTTATGTGCGTAAGAACCTTAATGGAAGAGCTCATTGATACGAGTGACTATGGTGACGATGCTCGTAGCTTGTTAAGCGACTTCGTATTTGCAGTGGGTGCGGGTATTTCGTTGGGGTTAGTGGCGCGCTTCGTTTGCTTAATATCTTGCAGTGGACCGTCAACATAGGATAAGTGACAAGTTTACAATTTGTCATCTATTACTTATTATCTTAGCTAATAAAGGGGAGTCTTAATTTATCTCTTTAGTTTCTTTGTTTTAATGTTGCAATAAGAGGTCTTAATTTAGCTTTGGTAATAGTTTTAATTAGCTAGTTATTGTGCAACTTTTCACTGCCTTGTGTTGGCTGATCAGTTCGCCCTTGTTGGCTATTTATAGCCTTGGAGTTTTTGTAAATCATTTTTCAGCAATTATAATCAAAAATCACAACTTTGCTTGCTTAGCAATTTCAGTTTATATTCAAGTGCGTCTTTGAATATTAACTTGTTCgatctcaataggtcttgagttcgTTCACTATTGATGAATTATAAGTTTAATTCGTCAAATATCGCTTCCGCATTTTAATTCGTATCACTCATGGCCTAGCTAGACGGGCTTTGAGATCGCTCTAGGAATCTTTCTTTTCGGAtgccccaaaaaaaaaaaacttttaaacCAACTGCCCATTTAACTCGTTTAAAATTTTAAACACACTCCgacccgtcttaaacaagaatcgATGCTAAACATGGCAAACGGCCCAATCATACGAAACGTACTGACTGGGCTTAGACAATCACCTATACAAGTCCAACCAACAGAAAAGATCAAAAGAGTAGTGTAAATTCCATAGCCGATAAACTCACAAAGTCACAAGAGACTGGAAATCAGATCAGATTCaacaaaaaagagagaaaagatagACAAAAATGGGGTGGAGAAAATTCGATCCATGGCCAATATTCTTCAAGAGGGAGTGGAACCGTAACTGGCCTTTCCTCGTTGGTTTCGCCATCACCGGCACCATCATCACCAAGATGTCTCTTGGTTTAACTGGTAttattcattttttcatttttttgttatATTGATTGATTTCAATTAATCGTATGATTATGGATGTAATTATAAA
Protein-coding sequences here:
- the LOC141622963 gene encoding UDP-glucuronic acid decarboxylase 5 isoform X2 — protein: MRILISGGAGFIGSHLVDRLMENEKNEVIVADNYFTGSKDNLRKWIGHPRFELIRHDVTEPLLIEVDQIYHLACPASPIFYKHNPVKTIKTNVMGTLNMLGLAKRVGARILLTSTSEVYGDPLVHPQPETYWGNVNPIGVRSCYDEGKRVAETLMFDYHRQHGIEIRVARIFNTYGPRMNIDDGRVVSNFIAQALRDEPLTVQSPGTQTRSFCYVSDMVDGLIRLMEGEHTGPINIGNPGEFTMLELAETVKELINPDVKIISVENTPDDPRQRKPDISKATELLGWEPKVKLREGLPLMEEDFRLRLGVPKKI
- the LOC141622963 gene encoding UDP-glucuronic acid decarboxylase 3 isoform X1 — protein: MAADGEKQSPSKPPPPPSPLRNSKFFQSNMRILISGGAGFIGSHLVDRLMENEKNEVIVADNYFTGSKDNLRKWIGHPRFELIRHDVTEPLLIEVDQIYHLACPASPIFYKHNPVKTIKTNVMGTLNMLGLAKRVGARILLTSTSEVYGDPLVHPQPETYWGNVNPIGVRSCYDEGKRVAETLMFDYHRQHGIEIRVARIFNTYGPRMNIDDGRVVSNFIAQALRDEPLTVQSPGTQTRSFCYVSDMVDGLIRLMEGEHTGPINIGNPGEFTMLELAETVKELINPDVKIISVENTPDDPRQRKPDISKATELLGWEPKVKLREGLPLMEEDFRLRLGVPKKI
- the LOC141622964 gene encoding histone H4, whose protein sequence is MSGRGKGGKGLGKGGAKRHRKVLRDNIQGITKPAIRRLARRGGVKRISGLIYEETRGVLKIFLENVIRDAVTYTEHARRKTVTAMDVVYALKRQGRTLYGFGG